Part of the Benincasa hispida cultivar B227 chromosome 12, ASM972705v1, whole genome shotgun sequence genome is shown below.
ATCAAACTATAAACAAAATCTATGAGGACAATAAAATGATACCACAAAATATGTCATTAAAATTTTTGGAAGATTAATTTAATACTAATATtagttaataattaaattaattataataaatttaataattaacaagGCCTACCACCTCATGTGAATCCTTGTAGTTTTAGTGACTACAGAAGATATCTCAATAACGTGGGTAAAAAGATTTTTGAAGAAACGAAGAAATGCTTTTTTTTCAATAACACgtataaagaaaaaaacttgtttCTCTTAATCTCTCTCAATCTTTTACAACTCAAAAGATAACTTACCTTGTGAACGAATGTTAATTATCCTTGTGATAAATCGCCCATCTTACTAGGGTTTTTCCAATAATTTTGATGCTTGCTACACGATGTTAATAAACTGAATTAAAAATCCAACATTCCTTAATGTTCGttgttttcttccttttttttttttttttttttgaaacatgAGACGTTTTTTCTTATCCttgttatttaatttctaaCCATGTTTATTTTTCGTATTCCGTTTATAATCTCTCCACGATGTTTACATTTTCTTACTTTTGTTCTCATGAGAACTAAGTCCCACCATATACACGTCAATATTGTCAGACCTTAAACGCCTTCACGCGATCTTCCTCCAATTTGTGATGTCCTACAACATCAGTTAGAGACCTAACACCTCATTATGGGTAAGATGCACTTTCATATGTGGAAGGATCTACTAACAACTTGAATATGTTGATCATCAATCATGTTAGACATCTCTTTCATGTGTTGTCTCAGATTGTGATTCGGGCGTATCTTATACATGTCAAACTTTATTGTGAGTTACCTAATTTTGGTGATAGAAGTTCTACCAAATTTCAGCTTCAATGCAACCCACATGTCCTTAGTCAAATCATAAGATTGGAACCCATGCATTATATCATTGTTCATTCTGCTCAACAAAGTGATTTGAGccaataaatttttctttttccaatcaTATTAAGCCTCATGGTCTCTTTAGTGTTGATTTGAGTTATCTTTTTCAGATTCACTgaagatatgattcaaaatttctGGAACCTTTTGCTCTTCCACAACATATTGTACTTTATAGGCCATAATCCATAGTTATCCCCATTAATCTTCTCACATTTGTTAATTTCCTCAATTCGAAATACTACAAATGTTCAAAATCATCATCAATGTTATGTAAAAAATTACTATTCACAAATTTATCATATTGCAAGAGAATCATTTACAATAATTaagtattaaataaataaaaacaatgaGACATACTGATAATTTGATCACCCAcattcaaaattccaaaatggGCACATTTTTGCACAACTACAATTTTTGGCCTTCGTTGATgaacatattttttatttagtttatgcTCGTGACAAACACCTATCAATAAAACtttcatttataatttaaatttaattattaatttaaaaatgcaTATATATTGACAGTTATAAAACGTCGGACTAATACCCTAGGGTTGCTCCAGTTGGGATGAgtcatatatccatatattatggAATTATAGCTTTTCGAAGCTTGAGAAATAAGCCCGTAAATAAAGGATAGGATCACTCCTGTCATATGTATTATTTCTTCTAGATCTGTTAAATATGTGATTCAGAAGGTTCCTTAGACTTTCAACAGGTAAAAGTGATCTAAATATGCCCAGTTTTTTGTCAATTGTTAAAAGAGATCTCCTTTCCCAAATAATATATTGGAACTCGTCATTCACAGAAATAACATGCTTGACTATGTGCACCAAATCTAATTGAAAGTCCAGTTTAAttttaatctcattcaaaaCATCTATCATCTTTGAActttatacaaattctttttggTCTCTCTATCATTCGCATATTTTCTGtaacaaatacaaaaataatatcaacGAATGATTACGAtcacaaaacaaaagaaaaataacaaagaaaatatatttctggattataaacatatacaagTAGAGTACTAAAGATAAAATTTAGAAGAGGGCTCTGTACATATATAGTCTAAATAAATAGGTATAATTACACAATTATCTAAATATTCCTATTTCTTAAATGAATAATCTAACCCAATTTACTTCGCAGCCCTTCTtactattcattttttttttttatatataatattattaatataccaAAAGAAGCATGTAAGGGAAGCTTGTTGCGGTAATGAACTTTTGAAAacgattttattttcaaaacataCACAAGTAAAGTTTCTCcgaaaattcaaaaattattgCACTCATAAATTATTGACCTCTCGATCTACTTACAGCTGCCCAGGAAGAAAAACGTCGTCTAGGCGTTCCCTGTTGCTCCGATCTCCCCTACGCCTAGGGCGTTGTCTGGGCCAAGAGCCATAGTTAGTTGCTGTTTCcatttgcttgtttttttttcttgttgttGATACTGGCAAGACCCAGCCAGATGATGTCTGCTGGTTGGTAGTGAGAGGACTCTTAGTACCTGCATACCCAAAAGGGGGCGCTGattaaaaaacaagaatttgattttttttcttgctCTCCCTTAGCAGCGGGGAAGGAGTCCATCTATCTGCCTAGCTTTGGTAGATTTCCTCCAACGCAATCCACATAAATTCAAGGAATCCCTTGGTGGATAAGTCCGACGGTGCGGAATTGAGTTTCTCGTCCGGTGGATCTGATCTATAGTTAGGGGGCAATACATACCAAAAGGTTCGAAGAAGGAACGCGCATAAGAGTATATAACCAACCCACCCTTCTGTATAACCTATTCACATTAGTGAAGCGGGGCATAAGGGAAGTGCACGTTTGTGAGACCTTAGTCGGGATGCATAGGGAAGTCAACCTACGAGCACGGAAGAGCGTGGTACCGCAGCCCCTCTCTAAGTAAAGGTCAAGTCTCTTTTTCAGCTAGAATGTAAGGAAATTGAAAGAAGCGTGGAAAAGGGTCAAACGCGGTTGCTAGCATCGAAGAGAGCCGACAAGGAATTCCATTAATAACTGGCCATTTTGATTCTTTGGAACAACTCGATGAATTTAGTAGATCTTTTTAGGAGGACCAAATGACTCTCGATAAAACTTATCCTATTTTTACAGTGCGATGGTTGGCGGTTCACGGACTAGCTGTACCTACCGTTTCTTTTTTAGGGTCAATATCAGCAATGCAGTTCATCCAACGATAAACCTAATCCGAATGAGAGAGCTATGACCCAATCAAATCTGAACGAACAAAATGTTGAATTGAATCGTACCAGTCTTTACTGGGGGTTATTACTCATTTTTGTACTTGctgttttattttcaaattatttctgAAATGAAATCAAAGAAAATACTAAATAATAGTACGAATTATCTTATCCCATTAAAGGAAAGGATATCATCTCATAATTATCTATGACTGTTTCTGTCTCTAGCACGACCACTTGATGAAATGGGGAGGGAAGTGGGACAAATGGCCGAGACTACTGGAAGGATTCCTCTTTGGATAATAGGTACTGTAACTGGTATTCCTGTGATCGGTTTTAGTCGGTATTTTCTTTTATGGTTCATATTCCGGCTTAGGTTCATCTCTGTAATAATCGGATGAACTGAGTTGTAGACATGAAAGCGTAAGAACTCAACAGGATCCCCCTCGAATCAGAAAAAAAGGTTCTGATAAACCGGGAAAAATTGAAACCAAGAATAGGGATcaagaaataattaattatttgattatttcgACACCCCCCTCTCATTCCCCCTTTTTCCATAAAGAAGCCCCGCTCCCTAAAGCGAAAGAAAGGGCCCCTCTCTGATAAGGAAACGAAATAATCTCAATTTGATGACAAATCCGGTCCTCTTGGTTTTCTCAATTTCTATATTTCGTGCTCTCTCTCGTAAGTATGGCTCGAGGATTCTACCACTGTGTTCTCTATTGCGATATTTCTTGATCTTTCTACTACTACGCCCTGTCTTATCTTATTTTGGGACCGCGGATTTCTTGACTTCTTTCTGGGGACCTTCTCTTTTTCGGGATCGTCGGGATGGATAGCTGGTCATGGTAACCAAGGCGACACCTCTTCTGAGTGGTTTACTTATACAGAAGATTTTTCTTATACAGAAGAAGAATCGGCCAGTTCCGGGCGTAGTAGAAGTACCTCGTCGGTCAATCAACCGGAACAAGCTGGGCCTTCCAATGCCGTACCCGCCCCCCAACCCGCCGCTGCCCCAGCAGCTCAACAACGGAATCACCTGGATCAACCAAATGGTGAAGGTGGGAATCCATTGGATGCTGAAAGGGAGGCTAGGGCACAAGAAGAGGACGCCCGCATCTATGCCGCGATTGAGGCTATCACGAACGCCTGCGAGAATGAGGAGGCGACCATGGTACGCCGAGCCCACAGGATCTTGCATGAGCGTGGGCTCAGGCTCGAAGATCCGGAGGATGTCAAGCGTGCTCTCCAGTTGGCTCTCATGACGACTGGGAGCACGATATCGATGACCGTCTGCGGCATTTCCGTGTGCTCAGACGCGACTTCGAACATCGCGCTGTTCTCGATGGAATATTTTCATTGATGAGCTCAGGGGCTTGGGAAACCCGCAGGTCAACCCCCGACATTATATCGACTAGAAGTAGAAGACGGCCTCTCTCGGGAAACATGGCctaatttctcttcttttttcggGGGCCCAGAACGCTAAAAGGTGGGGGAGAAGCAAGCCGAACCTCTGATCGACCTGGAAACATCACAAATTCTCGGCGTCGAGAGAGATTTGAGATTCCGTAATAACTCAGCGAGTGCTTTCTAAGAAAGGGCTTGActtggaagaagaaaatgaaatacgAACAACCGCGCTGGTCGTAATAGATCGACTTTCATGCTAGTTCTTGCTCCAGCATGAAAGTTCCATTTCAGGGAAGGACGACGTACCATGATACTTTCCGTTTTGTCGAGCCCAGCTTTGGTCTCTGGTTTGATGTTTGTACGTGCTAAAAATCCGGTACATTCCGTTTTGTTTCCCATCCCAGTCTTTCGCAACACTTCAGGTTTACTTCTTTTGTTAGGTCTCGACTTCTTCGCTATGATCTTCCCAGTAGTTCATATAGGAGCTATAGCCGTTT
Proteins encoded:
- the LOC120067461 gene encoding uncharacterized ATP synthase C chain-like protein; protein product: MAETTGRIPLWIIGTVTGIPVIVWLEDSTTVFSIAIFLDLSTTTPCLILFWDRGFLDFFLGTFSFSGSSGWIAGHGNQGDTSSEWFTYTEDFSYTEEESASSGRSRSTSSVNQPEQAGPSNAVPAPQPAAAPAAQQRNHLDQPNGEGGNPLDAEREARAQEEDARIYAAIEAITNACENEEATMVRRAHRILHERGLRLEDPEDVKRALQLALMTTGSTISMTVCGISVCSDATSNIALFSMEYFH